One genomic window of Ilyobacter polytropus DSM 2926 includes the following:
- the rpsL gene encoding 30S ribosomal protein S12, whose amino-acid sequence MPTLNQLVKKGRATLEEAKKSPALHGNPQRRGVCIRVYTSTPKKPNSALRKVARVKLTNGIEVTTYIPGEGHNLQEHSIVLVRGGRTKDLPGVRYKVIRGALDTAGVANRKKSRSKYGAKKA is encoded by the coding sequence ATGCCTACTTTAAATCAATTAGTAAAAAAAGGAAGAGCGACTTTAGAAGAAGCTAAAAAGTCACCGGCGCTACACGGTAACCCACAAAGAAGAGGAGTTTGTATAAGAGTTTACACAAGTACTCCAAAGAAGCCAAACTCAGCACTTAGAAAGGTTGCAAGAGTAAAGCTTACAAATGGAATCGAGGTTACTACGTATATTCCAGGTGAAGGACACAACTTACAAGAACACTCGATTGTACTTGTAAGAGGTGGAAGAACAAAAGATTTACCAGGGGTAAGATATAAAGTTATCAGAGGAGCTTTAGATACTGCTGGTGTTGCAAACAGAAAAAAATCAAGATCAAAATATGGAGCTAAAAAAGCTTAA
- the tuf gene encoding elongation factor Tu: MAKEKFSRSKPHVNVGTIGHVDHGKTTTTAAISKVLSDKGLAKKVDFANIDQAPEERERGITINTAHIEYETANRHYAHVDCPGHADYVKNMITGAAQMDGAILVVSAADGPMPQTREHILLSRQVGVPYIVVYLNKADMVDDEELLELVEMEVRELLSDYGFPGDDIPVIAGSALGALNGEAQWVAKIEELMDAVDSYIPSPERAVDQPFLMPVEDVFTITGRGTVVTGRVERGIIKVGEEIEIIGIKDTQKAVCTGVEMFRKLLDQGEAGDNIGALLRGIKKEDVERGQVLAKPGTITPHTGFTSEVYVLTKEEGGRHTPFFTGYRPQFYFRTTDITGAINLPEGVEMVMPGDNVEMTVELIHPIAMEEGLRFAIREGGRTVASGVVATITK, translated from the coding sequence ATGGCTAAGGAAAAATTTTCAAGATCAAAACCCCATGTAAATGTAGGAACAATAGGACACGTTGACCATGGAAAGACAACAACAACTGCAGCAATCTCAAAAGTACTTTCTGACAAAGGATTAGCAAAGAAAGTAGACTTTGCAAACATTGACCAGGCACCAGAAGAGAGAGAAAGAGGAATCACAATCAATACAGCTCATATCGAGTATGAAACAGCAAACAGACACTACGCTCACGTTGACTGTCCAGGCCATGCTGACTATGTAAAGAACATGATCACAGGAGCAGCTCAGATGGATGGAGCTATCCTAGTAGTATCAGCAGCAGACGGACCAATGCCTCAAACAAGAGAGCATATCCTTCTTTCAAGACAGGTAGGAGTACCTTACATCGTAGTATACCTAAACAAAGCAGATATGGTAGATGACGAAGAGTTACTAGAATTAGTAGAGATGGAAGTAAGAGAACTTCTATCAGACTACGGATTCCCAGGAGACGACATTCCTGTAATAGCAGGATCAGCACTAGGAGCTCTTAACGGAGAAGCTCAATGGGTAGCTAAGATCGAAGAACTTATGGATGCAGTAGATTCTTACATTCCATCACCAGAAAGAGCAGTAGATCAGCCATTCCTAATGCCAGTAGAAGATGTTTTCACTATCACAGGTAGAGGAACAGTTGTAACTGGAAGAGTAGAAAGAGGAATAATCAAAGTCGGAGAAGAGATTGAAATAATCGGAATCAAAGACACACAAAAAGCAGTTTGTACAGGAGTAGAGATGTTCAGAAAGCTTCTTGATCAAGGAGAAGCCGGAGATAACATCGGAGCACTACTAAGAGGAATCAAGAAAGAAGACGTAGAAAGAGGACAAGTTCTTGCTAAGCCAGGAACAATCACTCCACATACAGGATTCACATCAGAAGTATATGTACTAACAAAAGAAGAGGGAGGAAGACATACTCCATTCTTTACAGGATACAGACCACAATTCTACTTCAGAACAACAGATATCACAGGAGCAATCAACTTACCAGAAGGAGTAGAGATGGTAATGCCTGGAGATAACGTAGAGATGACAGTAGAACTGATTCACCCAATCGCGATGGAAGAAGGACTAAGATTCGCAATAAGAGAAGGTGGAAGAACAGTAGCTTCTGGAGTAGTTGCTACAATCACTAAATAA
- the rplW gene encoding 50S ribosomal protein L23 produces MTVYDIVKKPIITEKTELLRREFNRYTFEVTPKANKIQIKKAVEEIFNVKVESVATLNVKSVVKRHGAKLYNTQAKKKAVVKLAEGNTITYFQNV; encoded by the coding sequence ATGACTGTTTATGATATAGTAAAGAAACCAATCATCACAGAAAAAACTGAACTTCTAAGAAGAGAGTTCAACAGATATACATTTGAAGTAACACCTAAAGCAAATAAAATTCAAATCAAAAAAGCTGTGGAAGAAATTTTTAACGTAAAGGTTGAATCTGTAGCTACTCTCAACGTTAAATCTGTTGTGAAAAGACACGGAGCAAAACTTTACAATACACAGGCTAAGAAAAAAGCTGTAGTAAAGCTTGCTGAAGGTAATACAATAACTTACTTTCAAAATGTTTAA
- the rplB gene encoding 50S ribosomal protein L2 — MAIKKMKAMTNGTRHMSKIVNKELDMVRPEKSLTVPLKSAYGRDNYGHRTARNRQKGHKRLYRLIDFKRNKLDIPARVASIEYDPNRTANIALLFYADGEKRYILAPKGLKKGDVVMAGSNAEVKPGNAMKLKDMPVGTQIHNLELQIGRGGQLVRSAGTAARLMAKEGTYCHVELPSGEVRLIHKECMATIGEVGNSEHQLVNIGKAGRNRHMGRRPHVRGSVMNPVDHPHGGGEGRTPVGRKGPVTPWGKPTLGYKTRGKKSSDKFIVRRRNQK; from the coding sequence ATGGCAATCAAAAAAATGAAAGCTATGACTAACGGTACAAGACATATGTCTAAAATTGTCAACAAAGAGTTAGACATGGTAAGACCTGAAAAGTCTTTAACTGTACCTTTAAAATCTGCTTATGGTAGAGATAACTACGGGCACAGAACAGCTAGAAATAGACAAAAAGGACACAAAAGACTTTACAGGCTAATAGATTTCAAAAGAAACAAACTAGATATACCTGCAAGAGTAGCATCTATTGAATATGATCCAAACAGAACAGCTAACATAGCTCTACTATTTTATGCTGATGGAGAAAAGAGATACATACTTGCACCTAAAGGACTAAAGAAGGGTGACGTAGTAATGGCTGGTTCAAACGCTGAAGTTAAGCCAGGAAATGCTATGAAACTTAAGGATATGCCTGTGGGTACACAGATCCATAACCTAGAGCTTCAAATTGGAAGAGGTGGACAGCTAGTAAGATCTGCAGGAACAGCTGCAAGACTTATGGCAAAAGAAGGAACTTACTGTCATGTAGAGCTACCTTCTGGAGAAGTTAGACTTATCCACAAAGAGTGTATGGCTACTATTGGTGAAGTAGGGAACTCTGAACACCAACTAGTTAACATCGGTAAAGCTGGTAGAAACAGACATATGGGTAGAAGACCTCATGTAAGAGGATCTGTAATGAATCCGGTTGATCACCCTCACGGTGGTGGAGAAGGAAGAACACCTGTTGGTAGAAAAGGACCAGTTACTCCTTGGGGTAAACCGACACTTGGATACAAAACTAGAGGAAAGAAATCTTCGGATAAATTTATCGTAAGAAGAAGAAACCAAAAGTAA
- the rpsJ gene encoding 30S ribosomal protein S10: MASNKLRIYLKAYDHALLDQSAKRIAEVAKKSGAEIAGPMPLPTKIKKYTVLRSVHVNKDAREQFEMRVHKRMVEIKNSSQKTISSLTAVNLPAGVGIEIKQA, translated from the coding sequence ATGGCTTCTAATAAATTAAGAATCTATTTAAAAGCTTATGATCACGCATTGTTGGATCAATCAGCTAAGAGAATTGCTGAAGTTGCTAAAAAGTCTGGGGCGGAAATCGCAGGACCTATGCCACTACCAACAAAGATTAAAAAGTACACAGTACTTAGATCTGTACACGTGAACAAAGATGCTAGAGAGCAGTTCGAAATGAGAGTGCATAAAAGAATGGTAGAGATCAAAAACTCAAGCCAGAAGACAATCTCTTCATTAACAGCGGTTAACTTACCAGCTGGTGTTGGAATCGAAATTAAGCAAGCTTAA
- the fusA gene encoding elongation factor G, with product MARKVSLGMTRNIGIMAHIDAGKTTTTERILLYTGITHRIGEVHDGAATMDWMEQEQERGITITSAATTCFWRNHRINIIDTPGHVDFTVEVERSLRVLDGSVAVFSAVDGVQPQSETVWRQADKYEVPRMAFFNKMDRVGADFDMCVNDIREKLGSNAVPIQLPIGAEENFEGIIDLIQMKEIIWPLDTATGQDFQVVDIRAELADKAEEARNFMIESIVETDDDLMEKFFGGDEISEDELRAGLRKATIANEIVPVTCGTAFKNKGVQPLMDAVVDLMPSPLDIGAIKGTDVKNDEIEMERLPGDEQPFSALAFKIMTDPFVGKLAFFRVYSGIIEKGTSVLNSTKGKKERVGRILQMHANNREELSVVYCGDIAAAVGLKETTTGDTLCDMSQPIILEKMEFPEPVISVAVEPKTKADQEKMGIALGKLAEEDPTFRVQTDEETGQTIISGMGELHLEILVDRMKREFNVESSVGKPQVAYRETITTNIDHDVKYAKQSGGRGQYGHVKIKVEPNPGKGFEFINKVTGGAIPREYIPAVERGCKEALESGVVAGYPMEDVKVELYDGSYHEVDSSEMAFKIAGSMAVKQAAAKCSPVILEPVFKVEVTTPEEYMGDLIGDLNSRRGMVSGMTDRNGAKIIDAKVPLSEMFGYATDLRSKSQGRATYAMEFSEYAQVPASIQKSIQEARGK from the coding sequence ATGGCTAGAAAAGTTTCTTTAGGTATGACAAGAAACATTGGTATCATGGCCCATATCGATGCGGGTAAGACAACCACTACTGAAAGAATCCTGCTTTACACAGGGATAACTCATAGAATTGGTGAAGTACACGATGGTGCGGCTACAATGGACTGGATGGAACAAGAGCAAGAAAGAGGGATCACTATCACTTCTGCGGCAACAACTTGTTTCTGGAGAAATCACAGGATAAATATAATAGACACACCAGGGCACGTGGACTTTACTGTAGAGGTGGAAAGATCTTTAAGAGTTCTTGATGGTTCAGTAGCTGTGTTCTCAGCTGTTGATGGAGTTCAACCTCAATCTGAAACAGTTTGGAGACAGGCAGATAAGTACGAAGTTCCTAGAATGGCTTTCTTCAACAAAATGGATAGAGTCGGTGCAGACTTTGATATGTGTGTAAATGATATCAGAGAAAAATTAGGATCAAATGCAGTTCCTATTCAGCTTCCAATCGGAGCAGAGGAAAATTTTGAAGGGATCATAGATCTTATTCAAATGAAAGAGATCATTTGGCCTTTAGATACTGCAACTGGACAGGATTTTCAAGTTGTAGATATCAGAGCTGAACTGGCTGACAAAGCTGAAGAAGCTAGAAACTTTATGATTGAATCTATAGTTGAAACTGATGATGATCTTATGGAGAAATTCTTCGGTGGAGATGAAATCAGCGAAGATGAGCTTAGAGCTGGTCTTAGAAAAGCAACTATAGCAAATGAAATTGTTCCTGTAACTTGTGGAACAGCATTTAAAAACAAAGGTGTTCAACCTCTAATGGACGCAGTGGTTGATCTTATGCCTTCTCCACTTGATATTGGAGCTATAAAGGGAACTGACGTTAAAAATGATGAAATAGAGATGGAAAGATTGCCTGGAGACGAGCAGCCATTCTCAGCTCTTGCTTTCAAAATTATGACTGACCCTTTTGTAGGGAAACTTGCTTTCTTTAGAGTTTATTCAGGAATCATAGAGAAGGGAACTTCAGTTCTTAACTCGACAAAGGGTAAAAAAGAAAGAGTAGGAAGAATCCTACAAATGCACGCAAACAACAGAGAAGAGTTAAGTGTAGTTTACTGTGGAGATATCGCAGCAGCGGTTGGTCTGAAAGAAACTACCACTGGAGACACTCTATGTGATATGAGTCAACCAATCATACTTGAGAAAATGGAGTTCCCTGAGCCTGTTATCTCAGTAGCGGTTGAGCCTAAGACAAAAGCTGACCAAGAGAAAATGGGAATTGCCCTTGGTAAATTGGCAGAAGAGGATCCTACATTCAGAGTTCAAACTGACGAAGAAACAGGTCAAACTATCATATCTGGAATGGGTGAGCTTCACCTAGAAATCCTTGTGGATAGAATGAAAAGAGAATTCAACGTTGAATCTAGCGTAGGAAAACCTCAAGTTGCATACAGAGAAACAATCACTACTAATATCGACCATGACGTTAAATACGCTAAGCAGTCAGGTGGTAGAGGTCAGTATGGACACGTTAAGATAAAAGTAGAACCAAATCCAGGAAAAGGATTTGAGTTTATCAATAAAGTTACAGGTGGAGCTATCCCTAGAGAATACATCCCTGCAGTGGAAAGAGGATGTAAAGAGGCTCTTGAAAGTGGAGTCGTAGCAGGATACCCAATGGAAGATGTAAAAGTTGAACTTTATGATGGATCATATCATGAAGTCGATTCATCAGAAATGGCATTTAAAATTGCCGGTTCTATGGCAGTTAAGCAGGCTGCTGCTAAATGTAGCCCTGTAATTCTTGAGCCTGTCTTCAAAGTTGAAGTTACTACTCCAGAAGAGTATATGGGAGACCTTATAGGAGATCTTAACTCTAGAAGAGGAATGGTTTCTGGAATGACAGATAGAAATGGAGCTAAAATCATTGATGCAAAAGTACCACTTTCAGAAATGTTTGGTTATGCAACTGATCTTAGATCTAAATCTCAAGGAAGAGCTACTTATGCAATGGAATTTTCTGAATATGCTCAGGTACCTGCTAGCATTCAAAAAAGTATCCAAGAAGCAAGAGGGAAGTAA
- the rplC gene encoding 50S ribosomal protein L3, with the protein MAGILAKKIGMTQIFENGKFVPVTVVEAGPNFVLQKKTEEKDGYTALQLGFDEKKEKNTTKPMMGIFNKAGVKPLRFVRELKADSVEGYELGQEIKVDILDGVEFVDIKGTSKGKGTAGVMKRHNFSGNRATHGVSRNHRLGGSIGQSSFPSKVLKGLKMAGRYGNAAVTVQNLKVVKVDVENNLLLIKGAVPGPKNGYIVVKPAIKK; encoded by the coding sequence ATGGCAGGAATTTTAGCTAAAAAAATTGGAATGACACAAATTTTCGAAAATGGAAAATTTGTTCCAGTAACAGTTGTAGAGGCGGGTCCTAACTTTGTTCTTCAGAAAAAAACTGAGGAAAAAGACGGGTACACTGCTCTTCAATTAGGATTTGACGAAAAGAAAGAAAAGAACACTACTAAACCAATGATGGGTATCTTTAACAAGGCTGGTGTTAAACCTTTAAGATTTGTTAGAGAGCTCAAGGCTGATTCAGTAGAGGGATATGAATTAGGACAAGAAATCAAAGTTGACATATTAGATGGTGTCGAGTTTGTAGATATCAAAGGAACTTCTAAAGGTAAAGGTACTGCAGGTGTTATGAAAAGACATAACTTCTCAGGAAACAGAGCCACTCACGGGGTTTCTAGAAACCACAGACTTGGAGGTTCTATCGGACAATCATCGTTCCCTTCAAAAGTATTGAAAGGTCTAAAGATGGCTGGAAGATATGGAAACGCTGCAGTAACAGTTCAGAACTTAAAAGTAGTAAAAGTTGATGTAGAAAACAATTTATTACTAATAAAAGGTGCGGTTCCTGGACCGAAGAACGGTTACATTGTAGTGAAGCCAGCTATAAAAAAATAA
- the rpsS gene encoding 30S ribosomal protein S19 codes for MARSLKKGPFCDHHLMKKVEEAIASENTKAVIKTWSRRSTIFPNFIGLTFGVYNGKKHIPVHVTEQMVGHKMGEFAPTRTYYGHGVDRKKKKK; via the coding sequence ATGGCAAGATCGTTAAAAAAGGGACCTTTCTGTGACCACCACTTAATGAAAAAAGTTGAAGAGGCAATCGCTTCTGAAAATACAAAAGCAGTAATTAAAACTTGGTCAAGAAGATCGACAATATTTCCTAACTTCATCGGTTTGACTTTTGGAGTATATAACGGAAAAAAACATATACCAGTACACGTGACTGAACAGATGGTAGGACATAAAATGGGAGAATTTGCTCCAACAAGAACTTACTATGGTCACGGTGTAGATAGGAAGAAAAAGAAGAAGTAA
- the rpsG gene encoding 30S ribosomal protein S7, which translates to MSRRRAAVKRDVLPDSRYGDKVVTKFINSIMLDGKKSLAETIFYGAMDLIKEKTGQEGYEVFKTAIDNIKPQVEVRSRRIGGATYQVPVEVRIERQQTLALRWLTTYTRQRKEYGMMEKLAAELIAAGNNEGATVKKKEDTYKMAEANRAFAHYKW; encoded by the coding sequence ATGTCAAGAAGAAGAGCAGCAGTAAAGAGAGATGTATTACCTGATTCTAGGTATGGAGATAAAGTTGTAACTAAATTTATCAATTCGATAATGTTAGATGGAAAAAAATCACTTGCAGAAACTATCTTTTACGGAGCGATGGACCTAATTAAAGAAAAAACTGGTCAAGAAGGATACGAAGTATTCAAAACAGCTATAGACAACATCAAGCCGCAAGTAGAAGTTAGATCTAGAAGAATAGGTGGAGCTACATACCAAGTACCAGTAGAAGTGAGAATAGAGAGACAACAAACTCTAGCACTTAGATGGTTAACAACATACACAAGACAGAGAAAAGAATACGGTATGATGGAAAAGCTTGCAGCTGAATTAATCGCAGCAGGAAACAATGAAGGTGCAACTGTTAAGAAGAAAGAGGATACTTATAAAATGGCCGAAGCAAACAGAGCTTTCGCACACTATAAGTGGTAA
- the rplD gene encoding 50S ribosomal protein L4, producing the protein MAVLNIYNLAGDQTGTLEVKDTVFGIEPNKAVLHEVLTAELAAARQGTAATKTRAMVRGGGRKPFKQKGTGRARQGSTRAPHMVGGGVTFGPQPRSFEKKVNKKVRKVALKSALSAKVAEGSIVVLDGAIEAPKTKTIMALTKALEANTKQLFVVNDLANDADFNLYLSARNLENAVVLQPNELGVYWLLKQNKVIITKEALATIEEVLG; encoded by the coding sequence ATGGCAGTTTTAAACATATATAACTTAGCAGGAGATCAAACTGGAACTCTTGAAGTTAAAGATACAGTGTTCGGAATCGAGCCAAACAAAGCGGTGCTTCATGAAGTGTTGACTGCTGAACTAGCAGCTGCCAGACAAGGAACTGCTGCTACGAAAACGAGAGCAATGGTTAGAGGTGGAGGAAGAAAGCCTTTCAAACAAAAAGGTACAGGTAGAGCTAGACAAGGTTCTACAAGAGCCCCTCACATGGTAGGTGGAGGAGTTACATTCGGACCTCAGCCTAGATCTTTCGAAAAGAAAGTTAACAAAAAAGTTAGAAAGGTTGCACTTAAGTCAGCTTTATCTGCTAAAGTTGCAGAAGGAAGCATTGTAGTTTTAGATGGCGCTATCGAAGCACCTAAAACAAAGACTATAATGGCTCTGACAAAAGCTTTAGAAGCTAACACGAAGCAACTGTTTGTTGTTAATGATCTTGCTAACGATGCAGATTTCAATTTGTATCTATCAGCTAGAAACCTTGAAAATGCGGTTGTTCTTCAACCAAATGAACTTGGTGTTTACTGGCTTCTTAAGCAAAATAAGGTGATCATAACAAAAGAAGCACTAGCTACTATTGAGGAGGTGCTTGGATAA
- a CDS encoding ABC-F family ATP-binding cassette domain-containing protein: MAVLQINNIHKSFSGETLLKNLSFSIDEKDKIGLVGLNGAGKTTLVKILLEEEHHDTDEETKIQGTISKKGGLKIGYLSQNFDLNKENRVFDELMSVFSHLKKDYERIQELNERLAVDINNFDEIMEELARLSTRYEQEEGYSVEYKVKQILTGLNFPENLWKNVIGDLSGGQQSRIALGKILLEEPELLILDEPTNHLDLNAIEWLEKFLKDYNKAFILISHDRYFLDNVINKVFELERKTINIYRGNFTDYTIQKEAYLTGAIKSYEKEQDKIKKTEEFIRRYKAGVKSKQARGREKILDRMEKMDDPVVSIRKMKLKFQVENVSTDRVVKIRNLSKSFDGQEIFRDVNMEVYRGDRIGLIGKNGVGKSTILRIINSLENKDSGEILWGERIKIGYYDQKHEGLNEDATVIEELLNNYPLSEEQARSICGGFLFSEDDAFKKIKTLSGGEKARVALMRLIMDKPNFLILDEPTNHLDIYSREILESALEEYDGTLIVVSHDRHFLESVVNKIYEITKDGSTLFKGDYEAYKSNSEVNEKDTQGNIDYEEQKKIKNRIGSLERKGQKLEEGIEGLELEKSILEERYHEAGKINNLETLMDIQKELDLIDDKITKTMEEWEAVQEELSEISE; the protein is encoded by the coding sequence ATGGCTGTATTGCAGATAAACAACATACACAAAAGTTTTTCAGGGGAAACTCTTCTGAAAAACTTAAGCTTTTCAATAGATGAAAAGGACAAGATTGGTCTGGTGGGCTTAAATGGTGCCGGGAAAACCACCTTGGTGAAAATACTTCTGGAAGAGGAGCACCATGATACGGATGAAGAGACTAAAATTCAGGGTACCATATCAAAAAAAGGCGGACTAAAGATAGGCTATCTCTCACAGAATTTTGATCTGAACAAAGAAAACAGGGTTTTTGATGAGCTCATGTCAGTTTTTTCTCACCTTAAGAAAGATTATGAAAGAATACAGGAACTAAATGAAAGACTGGCTGTGGATATAAATAATTTTGATGAAATAATGGAAGAACTTGCAAGGCTGTCAACAAGGTATGAACAGGAAGAGGGTTACTCAGTAGAGTATAAGGTAAAGCAGATTCTCACAGGGCTGAATTTTCCGGAAAACCTCTGGAAAAATGTCATAGGAGATCTTTCAGGGGGGCAGCAGTCAAGAATAGCTCTGGGAAAAATACTCCTTGAAGAACCTGAGCTTCTTATACTAGATGAGCCTACAAACCACCTTGACTTAAATGCTATAGAGTGGCTTGAGAAGTTTTTGAAAGATTATAATAAGGCTTTTATACTGATATCCCATGACAGATATTTCCTAGATAATGTGATAAATAAGGTTTTTGAGCTTGAGAGAAAAACTATAAATATCTACAGAGGAAACTTTACAGACTATACTATACAGAAGGAAGCCTACCTCACAGGAGCCATAAAATCCTATGAAAAAGAGCAGGATAAAATAAAAAAAACCGAGGAGTTTATAAGACGTTATAAGGCCGGAGTTAAGTCCAAGCAGGCCAGAGGCCGGGAAAAGATTTTAGACAGAATGGAAAAAATGGACGATCCTGTTGTCAGTATCAGGAAAATGAAGCTTAAATTTCAGGTGGAAAACGTCAGCACAGACAGAGTTGTAAAAATCAGAAATCTTTCTAAGAGTTTTGACGGACAGGAGATCTTCCGTGATGTGAACATGGAGGTGTATAGGGGAGACAGAATAGGACTCATCGGTAAAAACGGTGTTGGGAAATCTACTATACTGAGAATAATAAACAGCTTGGAAAATAAAGACAGCGGTGAGATCCTCTGGGGTGAAAGAATAAAAATAGGATATTATGATCAAAAACATGAAGGACTAAATGAAGATGCCACAGTTATAGAGGAACTTCTTAACAATTATCCTCTAAGTGAAGAACAGGCCAGATCCATATGTGGAGGTTTTTTGTTTTCAGAAGATGATGCCTTTAAAAAAATAAAAACTCTAAGTGGTGGAGAAAAAGCGAGAGTTGCTCTGATGAGGCTTATTATGGATAAGCCAAATTTTCTGATCTTAGATGAGCCAACCAACCATCTAGACATATATTCTAGGGAGATACTAGAATCCGCTTTAGAAGAGTATGACGGAACTTTAATTGTGGTTTCCCACGACAGACATTTTTTAGAAAGTGTAGTCAATAAGATATATGAAATTACAAAAGACGGCAGCACTCTTTTTAAGGGAGACTATGAGGCCTATAAGAGTAACTCTGAAGTAAATGAAAAAGATACCCAGGGGAATATTGATTATGAGGAACAGAAAAAAATAAAAAATAGGATAGGATCTTTAGAGAGAAAAGGTCAAAAACTTGAAGAGGGTATAGAGGGGCTAGAATTGGAAAAAAGCATCTTGGAAGAAAGATATCATGAGGCAGGAAAAATAAATAATCTTGAGACATTAATGGATATCCAAAAAGAACTAGATCTAATAGATGATAAAATAACAAAGACTATGGAAGAGTGGGAAGCAGTACAAGAAGAACTATCTGAAATTTCAGAGTAA